In a genomic window of Chryseobacterium sp. G0162:
- a CDS encoding YceI family protein yields MATKWILDPTHSEITFKVKHMMISNVKGSFRTFTAEIESEDEFFANAKTTATIQTDSVFTNNTDRDNHLKSAEFFSAEAHPTITFESQKLNNEVVGNLTINGITKPVTLDVDFGGINVDPWGNTKAGFSFEGKISRKDFGLNWNAALEAGGVMVSDDVKIAGELQFVKQA; encoded by the coding sequence ATGGCAACAAAATGGATCTTAGACCCTACGCATAGTGAAATTACTTTCAAAGTAAAACACATGATGATTTCTAACGTAAAAGGAAGCTTCAGAACTTTCACTGCTGAAATTGAATCTGAAGACGAATTCTTTGCAAACGCAAAAACTACAGCTACCATTCAGACTGATTCTGTATTCACTAATAATACAGACAGAGACAATCACTTAAAGTCTGCTGAATTCTTCAGTGCTGAAGCTCACCCAACCATCACTTTTGAATCTCAGAAACTGAACAACGAAGTAGTTGGAAACCTTACGATCAATGGAATTACAAAGCCTGTAACATTAGATGTAGACTTCGGTGGAATCAATGTTGATCCATGGGGAAATACAAAAGCAGGTTTCTCTTTTGAAGGAAAAATCAGCAGAAAAGATTTTGGATTGAATTGGAATGCAGCGCTTGAAGCAGGAGGGGTAATGGTAAGTGATGATGTAAAAATCGCTGGCGAATTACAGTTTGTAAAACAAGCATAA
- the ygiD gene encoding 4,5-DOPA dioxygenase extradiol produces MNLNDLQNISDSFNNTQRMPVLFLGHGSPMNAIEENQFVQGFRKIASEIPKPNAILCISAHWYTPGTFVTAMEMPKTIHDFYGFPKELFEVQYPAHGSPALARETAELLLPVEVEEDHNWGLDHGAWSVIRHLYPDADIPVIQLSIDYTKPPQYHYDLAQRLNKLREKGILIIGSGNIVHNLRMIDWKNINTVGAGWDWAIEAREKTNNWLLDGNFQNIIDYHKQGTSLQYAVPTPDHYLPLIYTLALKDTTEKLSLFNDELIGGSLSMTSVRIG; encoded by the coding sequence ATGAACCTCAACGATCTTCAAAATATAAGTGACAGTTTCAACAACACACAAAGAATGCCGGTTTTATTCCTTGGACACGGCTCTCCGATGAATGCTATTGAAGAAAACCAGTTTGTACAAGGATTCCGCAAAATAGCGAGTGAAATTCCAAAACCGAATGCTATTCTATGTATTTCTGCACATTGGTATACGCCGGGAACCTTTGTCACCGCTATGGAAATGCCTAAAACAATCCATGATTTTTATGGTTTCCCAAAAGAATTGTTTGAAGTACAGTATCCCGCTCACGGAAGTCCGGCACTTGCCAGGGAAACTGCTGAGCTTTTGCTTCCTGTAGAAGTAGAGGAAGATCACAATTGGGGACTGGATCATGGAGCCTGGTCTGTTATAAGACATTTATATCCTGATGCAGATATTCCTGTTATTCAATTAAGCATTGATTATACAAAACCGCCACAATATCATTATGACCTTGCCCAAAGGCTGAATAAGCTTCGTGAGAAAGGAATCCTAATCATAGGAAGCGGAAATATTGTTCATAACCTACGTATGATCGATTGGAAAAATATCAATACCGTTGGTGCTGGCTGGGACTGGGCTATAGAAGCAAGGGAAAAAACCAATAATTGGCTTTTGGATGGTAATTTTCAGAATATTATTGATTACCATAAACAAGGAACTTCTCTACAATATGCAGTTCCTACTCCTGACCATTATTTACCTTTGATCTACACCCTAGCTTTGAAAGATACAACCGAAAAATTATCTTTATTTAACGACGAACTGATTGGTGGATCTTTAAGTATGACCAGTGTGAGAATTGGATAA
- a CDS encoding carboxypeptidase-like regulatory domain-containing protein codes for MKTILLFFLFTYSFSFTQVIKGTVVDDKEHRLSSVSIYIDGTKTGTVSKEDGTFSLSLSTQTSGNIIFQKEDYETFSTEISTVVNKNLKVVLTKTNAIEEIVLVPYTSEAYTHYINTFLRNFIGDDLENVRIKNQKTLKFSYDKKKKLLRVKAPKTLLIENKNLGYEIEYNLINYSTDFNTNITNYTGTSFFKETKNTDKVKINRMNAYDGSSLHFFRSIYHNTIPENEFIVNQVVKIPNSNYPTEKELNVLKDFMTISKSSETINIPEDIRDISRRKNSQKPYSLAITKTLIPDSDYVKRTNGQVLFSFKDILQVNYTKAPYESIKKNQFIRGKYNRTLSTFLYSEEGESFEVSKDGNITTPDQLVTQGEFSRNKVEKMLPLDYQLGD; via the coding sequence ATGAAAACGATATTACTATTTTTTTTATTCACTTATTCCTTTTCTTTTACCCAGGTCATCAAAGGTACCGTGGTAGATGATAAGGAGCATCGATTAAGCAGTGTGAGCATCTATATTGACGGAACAAAAACAGGAACGGTTTCAAAAGAAGATGGAACTTTTAGCCTTTCTCTTTCTACACAAACCAGTGGCAATATTATTTTTCAGAAAGAAGATTATGAAACATTCAGTACAGAAATCTCAACAGTTGTCAACAAAAATCTAAAGGTTGTTTTAACTAAAACCAATGCTATTGAAGAAATAGTATTGGTCCCTTATACTTCCGAAGCTTATACTCATTATATCAATACTTTTCTCCGTAATTTTATTGGAGATGATCTAGAAAATGTGAGAATCAAAAATCAAAAAACACTTAAATTTTCTTATGATAAAAAGAAGAAGCTGCTTAGAGTAAAAGCACCTAAGACTTTACTCATTGAAAATAAAAATCTGGGATATGAAATTGAATACAATCTGATCAATTATTCAACAGATTTTAATACGAATATTACCAATTATACAGGAACAAGTTTCTTTAAGGAAACTAAAAATACAGATAAGGTTAAAATCAACCGGATGAATGCTTATGACGGAAGTTCACTTCATTTTTTCAGAAGTATTTACCATAATACAATTCCTGAAAACGAATTCATTGTCAATCAGGTTGTAAAAATCCCCAATTCAAACTACCCTACTGAGAAAGAATTAAATGTTTTAAAAGATTTCATGACCATATCGAAATCTTCAGAGACAATCAATATTCCTGAAGATATCAGAGATATTTCCCGTAGAAAGAATAGTCAAAAACCTTATTCTCTTGCTATCACCAAAACACTGATCCCTGATTCAGACTATGTGAAAAGAACAAACGGACAGGTTCTCTTTAGTTTTAAAGATATTCTTCAGGTTAATTATACCAAGGCACCTTATGAAAGCATTAAAAAAAATCAATTTATCAGAGGAAAATACAATAGAACCTTATCTACTTTTCTCTATTCAGAGGAAGGAGAGTCTTTTGAAGTTTCAAAAGATGGAAATATTACCACACCTGATCAGCTTGTTACCCAGGGAGAATTTTCGAGAAATAAAGTTGAAAAAATGCTTCCTTTGGATTATCAGTTGGGAGATTAA
- a CDS encoding S8 family peptidase codes for MKKTVFFLALFFALNSCTQEELRNENPNTEMSQKTPLTEKQINERINQAIKNEGTFNWKNESDHFLWSAIFRGNRMVSIGFGSSKDDFDRSKSPDNKNMEDEILNAIAKSEGRGSARFLLNSDKYLNQLDVTIEKEETITALRQMKNIRYVEPADYHYFENEAKYNTTSKSSGSGSSGCGFSTATLSAVDYTSTTPTAKIPWAFTKHNIPDAWNYSTGAGVTIGLIDTGVSPDQSLLGSSFNNGASSGRTITKFGVYNADGSADQCGHGTKMASVMAAPRNNAGLPVGVAYNANLIAYRAAENVVLETSSEQNGVKTAFTDLGNNTNVKIISMSMGHIFSVGKIEDGVKYAYARGKLIFCAGGTSTSFTNFVGVIFPASMPETQAITGVKEGTSNQKCNVCHSGSQIDFTFQMERASGNTVPVLSYYNGQADYVGGSSVATAATAGIAALVWAKNPSWTRDQVLNKMRQSATYYPTVNSSYGYGNINVLKAVQ; via the coding sequence ATGAAAAAAACTGTATTTTTCCTGGCATTATTTTTTGCCTTAAACTCCTGTACACAGGAGGAACTTCGCAATGAGAACCCGAATACTGAGATGTCTCAGAAAACTCCTTTAACGGAAAAACAGATTAATGAAAGGATCAACCAGGCCATAAAAAATGAAGGAACTTTCAATTGGAAGAATGAATCCGATCATTTTCTTTGGAGTGCTATTTTCCGTGGGAACAGAATGGTATCTATTGGATTTGGTTCATCCAAGGATGATTTTGACAGAAGTAAATCTCCGGATAATAAAAATATGGAGGACGAAATTTTAAATGCCATTGCAAAATCTGAAGGAAGAGGATCAGCAAGATTCCTTTTGAATTCCGACAAGTATCTTAACCAACTGGATGTAACCATCGAAAAAGAAGAAACGATAACGGCTCTTCGCCAGATGAAAAATATACGATATGTAGAGCCCGCAGACTATCATTATTTTGAAAATGAAGCCAAATATAATACCACTTCAAAATCTTCAGGCAGCGGTTCTTCAGGATGTGGTTTCTCCACTGCTACTCTAAGTGCTGTAGATTATACATCCACAACACCCACTGCAAAAATTCCATGGGCATTTACCAAACATAATATTCCTGACGCCTGGAACTACAGTACAGGAGCAGGAGTAACCATTGGGCTTATTGATACTGGAGTTTCTCCAGATCAGTCTTTACTAGGATCCAGTTTTAATAATGGAGCATCATCAGGAAGAACGATCACCAAATTTGGAGTTTATAATGCTGATGGTTCAGCAGATCAATGCGGGCACGGAACCAAAATGGCTTCTGTAATGGCGGCCCCGAGAAATAATGCGGGACTTCCCGTAGGAGTAGCCTACAATGCAAATCTTATTGCTTACCGTGCTGCCGAAAATGTAGTATTGGAAACTTCCAGTGAGCAAAATGGAGTGAAAACTGCGTTTACAGACTTAGGTAACAATACCAATGTAAAAATCATCTCTATGTCAATGGGACATATTTTTTCAGTAGGGAAAATTGAGGATGGAGTGAAATATGCTTATGCCAGAGGAAAACTGATTTTCTGTGCAGGAGGAACATCTACCAGCTTTACGAATTTTGTAGGGGTTATCTTCCCTGCTTCAATGCCGGAAACCCAGGCAATAACAGGAGTAAAAGAAGGAACTTCCAATCAGAAATGTAATGTTTGCCACTCCGGAAGTCAGATTGATTTTACCTTCCAGATGGAAAGAGCATCAGGAAATACAGTTCCGGTTTTAAGTTATTACAACGGACAAGCAGATTACGTAGGAGGATCTTCAGTGGCGACGGCGGCCACTGCCGGAATTGCAGCATTGGTTTGGGCTAAAAACCCATCATGGACCAGAGATCAGGTTCTTAATAAAATGAGGCAGTCGGCAACCTATTATCCAACTGTTAATTCGAGCTATGGCTATGGGAACATTAATGTTTTAAAGGCTGTACAATAA
- a CDS encoding GNAT family N-acetyltransferase, producing the protein MTIHRTDSSSSDFQILVKYLDSTLAEHNGADDAFFAQFNTTDNIKNCIVVYIDEVPAACGAFKELSEDTVEIKRMFTNPAFRKRGLGSSIVKELENWAKDLGYKKAVLETSRELTNAISVYEKSGFLRIPNYGQYIGVERSVCYEKQLR; encoded by the coding sequence ATGACTATCCATAGAACAGATTCCAGCTCTTCAGATTTTCAAATCTTGGTAAAGTACCTTGATTCTACGCTTGCAGAACATAACGGAGCTGATGATGCATTTTTTGCCCAGTTTAATACAACTGATAATATTAAAAATTGCATTGTGGTTTATATTGATGAAGTTCCGGCAGCATGTGGCGCTTTCAAAGAACTTTCCGAAGATACTGTGGAGATCAAAAGAATGTTTACCAACCCAGCGTTCAGAAAAAGAGGGTTAGGCTCTTCCATTGTAAAGGAATTAGAAAATTGGGCTAAGGATTTAGGGTATAAAAAAGCAGTTCTCGAAACTTCCAGGGAATTGACGAATGCCATTTCCGTTTATGAAAAAAGTGGATTCTTAAGAATTCCAAATTATGGACAATATATTGGTGTGGAGCGTAGTGTATGTTATGAAAAGCAATTGAGGTAA
- the hutH gene encoding histidine ammonia-lyase, which yields MIYGVDVFTFHDVLEICKKPNKAKLNKAAKDQILKSQKNVQQIVESDRCVYGINTGFGPLCDTKISADETAQLQYNLIISHAVGVGKPIEKELSKIMMIAKVHALSKGFSGVSLDVIERMILMLEKDIIPVVPEQGSVGASGDLAPLAHLVLPLLGLGQVWEGDTISDTLEVLEKHNLEPLALGPKEGLGLINGTQFILAHSIKGLEKFEYLLDLADMTAAMSIEAYRGSESPFKKELHEIRPFEGSKKVAARMLKFLKGSENMKAHEDCERVQDPYSMRCVPQVHGASRNAFEHLKSMAETELNSVTDNPIVLSAEESISGGNFHGQLMALPLDYATLAAAELGNISDRRSYLLLEGKYGLPRLLTESSGLNSGFMIPQYTSAALVTENKTLCFPASADSIPTSLGQEDHVSMGSISGRKFNQVLGNLVNILSVELMFAAQGLEFRRPSKCSKIIEENFTILRSKVAKLEDDRLIGQDMLAIAELIKERKFVVN from the coding sequence ATGATATACGGAGTAGATGTTTTTACTTTCCATGATGTTCTGGAAATATGTAAAAAACCTAATAAAGCCAAGCTGAATAAAGCAGCAAAAGACCAAATTTTAAAATCTCAGAAAAACGTACAGCAAATTGTTGAGTCCGACAGATGCGTATATGGTATCAATACAGGGTTCGGACCACTGTGCGATACTAAAATATCAGCTGATGAAACAGCTCAGTTACAGTATAACCTGATTATTTCCCATGCTGTAGGAGTAGGGAAGCCTATTGAAAAAGAACTTTCTAAAATCATGATGATTGCTAAAGTTCATGCTTTGTCAAAAGGATTTTCCGGAGTTTCTCTTGATGTTATCGAGAGAATGATTCTTATGCTTGAAAAAGATATTATTCCGGTTGTTCCTGAACAGGGATCTGTAGGTGCTTCTGGGGATCTAGCTCCTTTAGCTCATCTGGTGTTGCCTTTATTAGGTCTTGGACAGGTTTGGGAAGGAGATACAATTTCTGATACCCTGGAAGTATTGGAAAAACATAATCTTGAACCATTGGCTCTTGGGCCAAAAGAAGGATTGGGACTAATCAATGGTACCCAGTTTATCTTAGCGCATTCCATCAAAGGACTTGAGAAATTTGAATATCTGTTGGATCTTGCTGATATGACAGCTGCAATGAGTATTGAAGCATACAGAGGGTCTGAAAGTCCTTTCAAAAAAGAACTTCATGAGATCAGACCATTTGAAGGAAGTAAAAAAGTAGCTGCAAGGATGCTTAAGTTCCTGAAAGGTTCAGAAAATATGAAAGCTCATGAAGATTGTGAGAGAGTGCAGGATCCTTATTCCATGAGATGTGTGCCACAGGTGCACGGGGCGAGCAGAAATGCTTTTGAACATCTTAAAAGTATGGCAGAAACAGAATTGAACTCTGTAACAGATAACCCGATTGTTTTAAGTGCTGAAGAATCTATCTCCGGAGGAAACTTTCACGGGCAGCTGATGGCTTTACCATTAGATTATGCAACGCTTGCAGCGGCTGAATTAGGAAATATTTCGGATAGAAGAAGCTACTTATTATTGGAAGGAAAATATGGACTTCCAAGATTATTAACAGAAAGTTCAGGACTGAATTCAGGGTTTATGATTCCTCAGTACACTTCTGCAGCGTTGGTAACAGAAAATAAAACATTGTGTTTCCCTGCATCTGCGGATTCTATTCCTACAAGTTTAGGACAGGAAGACCACGTTTCCATGGGAAGTATTTCTGGAAGAAAATTCAATCAGGTTCTTGGAAATCTGGTTAATATTCTATCTGTTGAATTAATGTTTGCTGCTCAGGGTCTAGAGTTCAGAAGACCATCAAAGTGTTCTAAGATCATTGAAGAAAACTTCACAATTCTTCGTTCCAAGGTTGCTAAACTTGAAGATGACAGACTGATCGGTCAGGATATGCTGGCCATTGCAGAGCTTATCAAAGAAAGAAAGTTTGTTGTAAACTAA
- the uvrC gene encoding excinuclease ABC subunit UvrC, producing MNPSLELQLKTLPSEPGVYRYYDKNEQLLYVGKAKNLKKRVLSYFNKNLSGYRIKIMVGKIQRLETTIVNSEYDALLLENNLIKEHQPFYNVMLKDDKTYPWICIKNEDFPRIFLTRNVIKDGSEYYGPYAKVRPAKILLDTIKHIYKLRTCNLNLSPAKIADGKYKVCLEYHIKNCEGPCEDLESKEEYDEKIDAIRGIIKGDFRKAKEYLVNQMMKHASNLQFEEAQIIKERLDILEDYQAKNTVVNPNIDDVDVFGMTSDETAAYVNFFKIRNGNIIQSFTTEIKKILEETDEDIMEEALIEIRQKFGSDSKEVLLPFHLSVEIPNVKLIVPKVGDKKRIVELSEKNAKEYRLEKLKQVQIVDPERHTNRIMAEMQKLLRMPVEPRHIEGFDNSNIQGTNPVSACVVFKDGKPSKADYRIFHPKTVEGPNDFATMEEVIYRRYKRMLDEGESLPQLILIDGGKGQLSSAVKSLRLLGLYGKITIVGIAKRLEEIFFPEDPIPLYLDKKSETLKILQRVRDEAHRFGVKHHRTRRKNSTIKSELEEIPGVGEKTIELLLSKLKSVKRIKEANQETLEEILGKSKAKVIWEFFNNNG from the coding sequence ATGAATCCTTCTTTAGAATTACAGCTCAAAACTTTACCTTCCGAACCTGGTGTTTATCGTTATTATGATAAAAACGAGCAATTATTGTATGTAGGAAAAGCTAAAAATTTAAAGAAAAGGGTTCTCTCCTACTTTAATAAAAATCTTTCAGGATACAGGATCAAAATTATGGTTGGCAAGATCCAACGTCTGGAAACAACCATTGTAAACAGTGAGTATGATGCTCTTTTGTTGGAAAATAATCTGATTAAAGAACATCAACCGTTTTATAATGTCATGCTTAAAGATGACAAAACCTATCCTTGGATCTGTATTAAAAATGAAGATTTTCCCAGAATTTTTCTCACCAGAAATGTCATTAAAGATGGTTCGGAATATTATGGACCTTATGCAAAAGTACGTCCCGCAAAAATTTTGCTGGATACCATCAAACATATTTATAAACTCAGAACCTGTAATCTGAATCTTTCGCCTGCTAAAATTGCAGACGGAAAGTATAAAGTCTGTCTGGAGTATCATATTAAAAACTGTGAAGGTCCTTGTGAAGATCTTGAAAGTAAAGAAGAATATGATGAAAAGATAGATGCCATCCGTGGAATCATTAAAGGAGATTTCCGCAAAGCAAAGGAGTATCTGGTGAATCAAATGATGAAGCACGCCTCCAATCTTCAGTTTGAAGAAGCTCAGATTATTAAGGAAAGACTGGATATTCTGGAGGATTATCAGGCTAAAAATACCGTGGTCAATCCAAATATTGATGATGTGGATGTTTTCGGTATGACCAGTGATGAGACTGCAGCTTATGTTAACTTCTTCAAAATAAGAAACGGAAATATCATCCAGAGTTTCACTACAGAAATTAAAAAAATTCTTGAAGAGACTGATGAAGATATTATGGAAGAGGCTTTAATTGAGATCAGGCAGAAGTTTGGATCTGATTCTAAAGAAGTACTGCTTCCTTTCCATTTATCTGTAGAAATTCCAAATGTAAAACTTATTGTTCCTAAAGTTGGGGATAAAAAAAGAATCGTAGAGCTTTCTGAAAAAAATGCAAAGGAATATCGTCTGGAAAAATTAAAACAAGTTCAGATTGTTGATCCGGAAAGACATACGAACAGGATTATGGCTGAAATGCAAAAGCTTCTCAGAATGCCTGTAGAGCCCCGCCATATTGAAGGATTTGACAACTCGAATATTCAGGGAACCAACCCGGTTTCTGCCTGCGTAGTTTTTAAAGACGGGAAACCTAGCAAGGCAGACTACAGAATTTTTCACCCTAAAACAGTAGAAGGTCCCAACGACTTTGCAACAATGGAGGAAGTTATCTACCGTCGATATAAGAGAATGCTGGATGAAGGGGAAAGCTTACCACAATTGATTCTTATTGATGGTGGAAAAGGTCAATTATCTTCTGCTGTCAAAAGTCTTAGACTATTAGGATTGTATGGGAAAATTACCATCGTAGGAATTGCCAAAAGGCTTGAAGAGATTTTCTTTCCGGAAGATCCTATTCCATTATATCTCGACAAAAAGTCCGAGACTTTAAAAATCTTACAAAGAGTACGGGATGAAGCTCACCGATTTGGGGTAAAACATCACAGAACAAGAAGAAAAAATTCCACTATAAAATCTGAACTGGAAGAAATTCCTGGTGTGGGAGAAAAAACCATAGAATTATTACTGTCTAAACTTAAGTCTGTAAAAAGAATTAAAGAAGCCAACCAAGAAACATTGGAAGAGATCTTAGGTAAAAGTAAAGCGAAAGTGATTTGGGAGTTTTTCAATAATAACGGATAG
- a CDS encoding T9SS type A sorting domain-containing protein: MKKIYISILAVMSIYSSAQNVFNTQLHEINFGSSSSPAPLIKLNDRILFPASKSDGTALWSFNPITQKSSLIKDIFPGSSMSMSGNPAFMKLNNKIYFITQNNNDNKQLWVTDGTTAGTSKLTDLNFYYSIEVTAATGNNIFFYHNKELWGYNIVTGILQQLKTFEYTSGNIKMYTMNDTVFFAANDGVHGTEIWKSDGTAAGTSLLKDIVTGPSYGSIDGDFKALILKNKLYFVANVGTGYELYSTDGTEAGTVSVKPVGFYQLEGAATDDYFVFTGSDTVNGLEPWISDGTAAGTHLLKNLMPGATSSMTMMKFVKFNNKIFFQNGANGVSLGYGNYIWETDGTEAGTVRYNTNNDALIYGTSSDNNHLILTMPNYYNRFWVVNGNSSQNFEITGLDMSSNNSFIDLNSKIYLSGSTPKYGTELFSLDPATHEIAIASDINKSDSSSPHAFYGLNNDLIFIATDRQYKSQIYKRNKSTQQIERLSNYGNDWSVGMSSGFNDNFIKVGNYLYTPEGAYRTDGTAANTISISSPDITSRVLYTSLNDNTLLFAGYNNLVGTELWKIDNTSNTVSLVKDISTDNMGSLYSVDSKAAVLNGFAYFVAKENGKLGIWKTDATEANTQKAIQFSYQDGTDGDIKVLNTFNDKLFFTKQQENTPTNYSSGQNELWVSNGDQASAVLLKSYAAPYSSTTIARETIVFNDKLFYVTSGYPSPALYSTDGTVAGTEKIVSDHFSGNVQFKKCGNQLFFTNNNNTQLWKTDGTAGGTSNLSQNISSVKDMTCINNYFYFLNGDSQKVWKSDGTSVYPMDIFVTNDDNQLLANENIQKMGTDGEKLFLTISTKEHGSELYEITDLMPVYLATNETTKTESKNRTLDLQIYPNPVSEYFSVRLKENDKIETLKIFDSSGKLVKDMIYNHTNINVAELSSGIYFIKVKTSKGDYLGKIIKK, from the coding sequence GTGAAAAAAATTTATATTTCGATATTGGCAGTGATGTCAATATACTCAAGTGCACAAAATGTATTTAATACTCAATTACATGAGATTAACTTCGGATCTTCAAGTAGCCCAGCCCCGCTTATAAAATTGAATGACCGTATTCTTTTTCCTGCTTCAAAATCTGATGGAACAGCGTTGTGGAGTTTTAATCCAATAACACAAAAATCATCGTTAATAAAAGATATTTTTCCGGGCTCTAGTATGAGCATGTCTGGTAATCCTGCTTTTATGAAACTCAATAATAAGATATACTTTATTACTCAGAATAATAATGACAACAAACAGCTCTGGGTAACAGATGGAACAACGGCAGGGACTTCCAAATTAACAGATCTTAATTTTTATTATTCAATTGAAGTTACCGCAGCCACAGGAAATAATATCTTTTTCTATCACAATAAAGAACTTTGGGGCTATAATATAGTGACAGGTATTCTGCAGCAGCTAAAAACATTTGAATATACTTCCGGAAATATTAAAATGTATACCATGAATGATACCGTGTTTTTTGCGGCTAATGATGGTGTGCATGGAACAGAGATATGGAAATCAGATGGTACGGCAGCAGGAACATCATTATTAAAAGATATTGTCACCGGTCCATCATACGGAAGTATTGATGGAGACTTTAAAGCATTAATTTTAAAAAATAAACTTTATTTTGTTGCTAATGTTGGAACAGGATATGAATTATACTCAACAGATGGAACTGAAGCAGGTACAGTATCTGTAAAACCTGTAGGGTTTTATCAGCTGGAGGGTGCAGCAACTGATGACTATTTTGTTTTTACAGGATCTGATACTGTAAACGGTTTAGAACCGTGGATTTCTGATGGAACAGCTGCCGGAACACATTTACTCAAGAATCTGATGCCCGGAGCTACAAGTTCTATGACCATGATGAAATTTGTAAAATTTAATAATAAAATATTCTTTCAAAATGGTGCCAACGGGGTAAGTTTGGGATATGGTAATTATATTTGGGAAACAGATGGTACAGAAGCTGGAACTGTTCGCTATAATACCAATAATGATGCTTTGATATATGGAACGAGTTCAGATAATAACCACCTGATTCTTACAATGCCTAATTATTATAACAGATTCTGGGTTGTTAATGGAAATTCATCTCAGAATTTTGAGATCACAGGACTTGATATGTCATCCAATAATAGTTTTATTGACCTGAATTCTAAAATTTATCTTAGCGGAAGTACTCCAAAATATGGAACAGAGCTATTTTCATTAGATCCGGCTACCCATGAGATTGCAATAGCTTCTGATATCAATAAGTCTGATAGTTCTTCCCCTCATGCATTTTATGGACTGAATAATGACCTGATTTTCATTGCAACAGACAGACAATATAAAAGCCAGATTTATAAAAGAAATAAAAGTACGCAGCAAATTGAGAGACTGTCCAATTATGGGAATGATTGGTCTGTTGGAATGAGCAGTGGCTTTAATGACAATTTTATTAAAGTTGGAAATTATCTGTATACACCTGAAGGGGCCTACAGAACAGATGGAACAGCAGCCAATACCATATCAATATCATCGCCGGATATCACCAGCAGGGTATTGTATACAAGTTTAAACGATAATACATTACTTTTTGCCGGATATAATAATTTGGTGGGTACTGAACTTTGGAAAATTGATAATACATCTAATACCGTTAGTCTAGTAAAAGATATTTCCACAGATAATATGGGAAGTCTTTATTCCGTAGATTCAAAAGCTGCAGTGTTGAATGGATTTGCCTATTTTGTGGCAAAAGAAAATGGAAAGCTGGGAATCTGGAAAACAGATGCTACTGAAGCAAATACTCAAAAGGCAATACAGTTTTCCTACCAGGATGGAACAGATGGTGATATCAAAGTCTTAAATACATTTAATGATAAGCTATTCTTTACAAAACAACAGGAAAATACTCCGACAAACTACAGCTCCGGACAGAATGAACTTTGGGTCTCAAACGGAGATCAGGCATCTGCTGTATTGCTGAAATCTTACGCAGCTCCTTATAGCTCTACCACTATTGCAAGAGAAACAATAGTGTTTAATGATAAGTTATTTTATGTGACCTCAGGTTATCCCTCGCCAGCTTTGTATTCTACAGATGGAACTGTTGCCGGGACGGAAAAGATTGTATCAGATCATTTTTCAGGGAATGTACAATTTAAAAAATGTGGAAATCAGTTATTTTTTACCAATAACAATAATACGCAACTGTGGAAAACAGATGGGACAGCTGGTGGTACTTCTAATTTATCCCAAAATATTTCTTCTGTGAAAGATATGACGTGTATTAATAACTATTTTTATTTCCTGAATGGTGATTCCCAAAAAGTATGGAAAAGTGATGGTACTTCCGTTTATCCTATGGATATTTTTGTAACCAACGATGATAATCAGCTTTTGGCTAATGAAAATATTCAGAAAATGGGAACAGATGGTGAGAAACTATTTCTGACCATTTCCACCAAAGAACATGGAAGTGAATTATATGAAATTACAGATCTAATGCCGGTTTATCTGGCAACCAATGAAACTACTAAAACAGAAAGTAAAAATAGAACTTTAGATCTTCAGATTTATCCTAATCCTGTTTCAGAATATTTTTCAGTAAGATTGAAAGAAAATGATAAAATAGAGACCCTGAAAATTTTCGATTCCTCCGGAAAGTTGGTGAAGGATATGATCTACAACCATACGAATATTAATGTAGCAGAACTTTCATCAGGAATATATTTCATTAAAGTCAAAACAAGTAAAGGAGATTACCTCGGTAAAATCATAAAAAAATAA